AGGAGCCGTTGTTCGTCCGGCTGGAATTTCCGGACAGCATCGAGGTCTAGGCTGCCCGAATCAACCGCGGCCGCCGCGGCGGCCGTCAGGACGTCGGCGTGCTTATCCAGGAGTTCGACGGCTTCGGCACAGTGTCCGGCGCTGCGGGACAGATTGGCCACGACTGCCGGCCAGCGTCCGGCGAGCTGCGGCATGATCCGCCGACGGATGAAATTGCGATCGTAGCGCTCGTCGCGGTTGCTGGGGTCTTCGATCCAGTTCAGGCCTCGGGCTCGCGCGTACGCCAGAACTTCCCGGCGGCTGAAAGGGAGGAGGGGCCGGTGCAGGAGGCCCGGGCCGAAAGGGGCGGCGTTCGGCATGGCGGCGAGGCCGGCCAAGCCCGCCCCGCGCAGCAGTTGAAGCAGCAGCGTTTCGGCTTGGTCATCGAGATGTTGTGCCGTCACGAGGATATCTCCCGGACGCAGCAAGCCTTCGAGGGCCAGGTAGCGTGCGGTACGCGCCGCCGCCTCGGGACTCTCGCCGGGCTTGGGGCGTCCGTCGACCCGAAGAATGTCCAGAGCGATGCCGTACTTGTCGGCGACCGCCGCGCAGTGCCGGCACCAGGCATCGGCTTCGGGCAGGAGTCCGTGGTGAATGTGGATGGCGCGCAGGTCGATGGCGGAGAGGCGGCGAACCTCCTGCATCAGATCGAGCAGGACGGCGGAGTCCAGCCCGCCGCTGAAAGCCACCCGGTAGGCGGTGCCAGTGTGGAGGCCGGCGCGGAAACTCTCGAGGCTCAATCTCACCGGATTCGCCTCTCGCCGGCGGGCTTTCCTCAGGCGGCCGGCTCTTCGTAAACGCCGTAGCCCATGAGGCGTTCGTAGCGCATGGCCAGGAGTTCGTCCATCGGCAAGGCGGCGAGTTCCTCGAGATTGCGCTTGAGTTCGGTCTTGAGGTTGTCGGCCATCCGCTCCCGGTCGCGATGCGCGCCTCCCAGTGGCTCCGGCACGATCGAATCGATCAGCCCCAGCTCCATCAGGCGCTCGGACGTGATGCCCATGGCTTCCGCTGCCAGCTCGGCCTTCTCCGCGCTCTTCCACAGAATGGAGGCGCAACCTTCGGGCGTGATGACGGAATAAGTGCTGTACTGGAGCATCACCAGACGGTCGCCCACGCCGATGGCCAAAGCGCCTCCGGATCCGCCTTCGCCGATCACCACACAGACGATGGGGGTCTGCAGCTGCGCCATTTCGAACAGGTTGCGGGCGATCGCCTCGCTCTGGCCGCGTTCCTCGGCATTGATGCCCGGGTAGGCGCCGGGGGTGTCGATGAGGCAGACGATGGGCAACTGGAAGCGCTCGGCGAGCCGCATCAGCCGCAGCGCCTTGCGATACCCTTCCGGCCTCGGCATGCCGAAATTCCGGTAGATTTTTTCCTTGGTGTCGCGTCCTTTCTGGTGCCCGATGACCAGCACCGCCGTGCCGTCGAGCCGGGCCAGGCCGCCGATGATGGCGGGGTCGTCGGCGAAGGCTCGGTCGCCGTGCAGTTCGTGGAACTCCTGGAAGATCAGGTCGATGTAATCGCGGCTGTGCGGCCTTTGCGGATGCCGGGATATCTGGGAAATTTGCCAGGCGCTGAGGGAGGAAAAGACCGATTCGGTGAGCTTGCGGCTTTTCTCTTCGAGTTTGGCGATTTCCTCGGAGATGTTGATTTCGTTGTCGAATCCGACGTGTCTGAGCTCTTCGATCTTGGCTTCGAGCTCGGCGATCGGCTGTTCGAAATCCAGGAATTTCAGATCCATTTAGGTCTTGTTTTTGAATGCCGGGAATGATGCGGCCAATTAGTTTAACACTTCAGTCAGGAAATTCTGCATAGCCTGCCAGGAGCGTCGGTCGGCCGTCGGATCATAGACGGTGCCGAAGGACGGGTCGTTGGCCAAGGGGTTGGTAAAGGCATGGACAACGTGGCCGTACATATGGATCTGCCAGTCGGCACCGGCTTCAGTCAATTCGCGGCTGAGGGCGATGACCTGATCCGGCGGTGTCATGGGATCCTCGTAGCCGTGCAGCACCAGTACCTTGGCGCGGATTTTCCGGCCCGCGGTATTGCCGGGCGGGGTGAACAGGCCGTGGAAGCTGACCACGCCGCGGAGATCGGCGCCGGTGCGGGCGAGATCGAGGACGCACAGGCCGCCGAAACAGAATCCCATCGCGGCGATGTGCGCCGGATCGACCTCGGGAAGCGCCCGCAGGGTGTCCAGGGCGGCGGTGATCCGCGCCTGCAGCAGCCCGCGGTCGGACACGAACGGCTGCATGAGCCTTACGTTCTGCTCCGGCCCTTCGCCCAGCACGCCCTTGCCGTACATGTCCAGGGCGAAGGCGACATAGCCCAGTTCCGCCAGTCGGCGCGCCTTGGTACATACGAATTCGTCGCGGCCGCCCCAGGCATGTGAAATCAGGACGGCGGGGCGGGGCAGGGAGAGGTCATCGTCGTAGGCGAGGAAACCGGACAGAAGCGCATCGGCGTGGCGGTAATCGATGTCCCTTGTTTGCACGGCCATGGGGTATTCCCCTCAAAACGTTTAGCGGCGGGCGGTGATTTTGCCCCGGCTTCCCGGCCTCCCGCAAGCCGGTCGGATGGCGGGTGATACAATCCGCGGCCTGTGCATTCCACGGAGTGGCATCCGATGAGTTCCGACCGTTTCAACGCGGCGTTGCGGGCGATCGACGCGGCCAACGCCCAGGATCCAAACCTTGAGGAATGGGAGGGCGCTTTGCATCCCAAGGAGCTGCTCTATGGCCGGCGCATGACCGAATGGCAGGCGCGACTTTGTCCCGAGGCTTCGGAAGCATTGCGGCTGGCAGCGCGGGGACAGCATATCAAACGCTGGGAGGTTCCCCGCAGCGACTACCCCAAGACCCGCGAGGGTTATCTGCGCTGGCGGACCCGCCTCTATGGTTTTCACGGCGATCAGATCGGGCTGATCATGGCCGAAGCCGGTTACGACGAGGCTTCGATCCAGCGGGTGAAACGCATGTTGACCAAACGGGATCTGCGCACCGACTCCGAATCACAGGCTCTCGAAGACACGGCTTGCCTGGTTTTCCTCGAACACTATTTCGCCCCGTTTGCTGCGGGTCAGGACGAGTCCAAGCTCATCGACATCGTCCGCAAGACCTGGAGAAAGATGTCGGATGCGGCTCGGACCCATGCACAGGAACTCGATCTTCCTGGCAATCTCGGCGCCGTCGTCGCGAAGGCGCTGGATACTGGGATTTCCTGAGGCGGCGTTCGCGGATATTGCGATGATTCGGCCGGAATCCCTGACCCGCTACGCTTGGCTGTCGATCTTCGTAGCGCTCTTCACCATGGCGGTCAAGGCCGCGGCTTACCAAGTGACAGGATCGGTGGGTCTGCTGTCGGATGCCATGGAGTCGATAGTCAACCTGTCGGCCGCGGTCAT
This portion of the Methylococcus mesophilus genome encodes:
- the tilS gene encoding tRNA lysidine(34) synthetase TilS, whose product is MRLSLESFRAGLHTGTAYRVAFSGGLDSAVLLDLMQEVRRLSAIDLRAIHIHHGLLPEADAWCRHCAAVADKYGIALDILRVDGRPKPGESPEAAARTARYLALEGLLRPGDILVTAQHLDDQAETLLLQLLRGAGLAGLAAMPNAAPFGPGLLHRPLLPFSRREVLAYARARGLNWIEDPSNRDERYDRNFIRRRIMPQLAGRWPAVVANLSRSAGHCAEAVELLDKHADVLTAAAAAAVDSGSLDLDAVRKFQPDEQRLLLRRWIRNRGLRAPPAKLLERMRREIVETAGEHSPTIAWTDGEMRRYRHCIYLVPASADFDASWTAAWSGETPLMLAGNGSLDASLQPGPGIDPDKWRGGRISVRYRRDGDRIEPAGRKGHRELKKLFQEAGLPPWLRNRQPIVCIDGRIAAIGDNRWLASEFAGPPEQANVVVRWNPETVINCRNGSDPASPP
- a CDS encoding acetyl-CoA carboxylase carboxyltransferase subunit alpha, with the translated sequence MDLKFLDFEQPIAELEAKIEELRHVGFDNEINISEEIAKLEEKSRKLTESVFSSLSAWQISQISRHPQRPHSRDYIDLIFQEFHELHGDRAFADDPAIIGGLARLDGTAVLVIGHQKGRDTKEKIYRNFGMPRPEGYRKALRLMRLAERFQLPIVCLIDTPGAYPGINAEERGQSEAIARNLFEMAQLQTPIVCVVIGEGGSGGALAIGVGDRLVMLQYSTYSVITPEGCASILWKSAEKAELAAEAMGITSERLMELGLIDSIVPEPLGGAHRDRERMADNLKTELKRNLEELAALPMDELLAMRYERLMGYGVYEEPAA
- a CDS encoding dienelactone hydrolase family protein, which encodes MAVQTRDIDYRHADALLSGFLAYDDDLSLPRPAVLISHAWGGRDEFVCTKARRLAELGYVAFALDMYGKGVLGEGPEQNVRLMQPFVSDRGLLQARITAALDTLRALPEVDPAHIAAMGFCFGGLCVLDLARTGADLRGVVSFHGLFTPPGNTAGRKIRAKVLVLHGYEDPMTPPDQVIALSRELTEAGADWQIHMYGHVVHAFTNPLANDPSFGTVYDPTADRRSWQAMQNFLTEVLN
- a CDS encoding DUF4202 domain-containing protein, translated to MSSDRFNAALRAIDAANAQDPNLEEWEGALHPKELLYGRRMTEWQARLCPEASEALRLAARGQHIKRWEVPRSDYPKTREGYLRWRTRLYGFHGDQIGLIMAEAGYDEASIQRVKRMLTKRDLRTDSESQALEDTACLVFLEHYFAPFAAGQDESKLIDIVRKTWRKMSDAARTHAQELDLPGNLGAVVAKALDTGIS